TACTCCGGCTACCGCCCCGTCGACGAGGCCAGCCGCACGGTCGCGTTCGAGATCGAGGCGCTCGAGCCGGACTCCGTCTACGGCTACGCCGTAGAGGTCGACGGCGTGCTCGACACGCTGAAGGTGGGGACGTTCCGCACACCGCCGGAGGGGCCGTTCTCCTTCACCGTGATCGCCGGAGGCTGCGCGACGACGGGCTCCGACCGCCCCATCTTCGACGTGATCCGCCGGCAGGAGCCGCTGTTCTTCCTCCACGTCGGCGACTTCCACTACGAGAACCTCGACTCCGAAGACCCGGACGTGTACCGCCAGGCTTACCGCGACGTCCTCGCCTCCCGGTCGCAGGCCGCGCTCTACCGCAGCACGCCGATCGCGTACATGTGGGACGACCACGACTACGGCCCCAACAACAGCGACCGGTTCGCGCCGGGGCAGGAAGCCGCGCGCGAGGCGTACCGCACGATGATCCCGCACTACCCCCTCGCAGCGGGGCTCGGCAACGTACCCATCTTCCAGTCCTTCACGGTGGGTCGTCTCCGCTTCATCCTGACCGACCTCCGCTCGTCGCGACGCCCGCACCACCGCCTCTTCGACCGCGTTCCGACGATGATGGGGGAGCGGCAGAAGGACTGGTTCGAGCAGGAGCTCCTTCGTGCGAAGGAGGACGGCCAGGTCGTCGTATGGGTCAGCACGGTGCCGTGGATCTACCGCGCCAACCCCCGGAGCGACTCGTGGGGCGGCTACGCCGAGGAGCGGGAGGACATCGCCAACTTCCTCAAGGAGCACGAGATCGACGACATCTTCATCATGGGCGGCGACGCCCACATGGTGGCGATGGACGACGGCTCCAACAGCGATTTCTCCACCGGGGGCGACGGCGTCCCGATCCCCGTGATCCAGTCCGCGCCGCTCGATCAGGCGGGCTCGGAAAAGGGCGGCCCGTACAGCGAGGGCGCCTATCCGGGCCCCACCGTCTTCCCGCCGCACAACGGGCAGTGGACGCTGATGGAGGTGGAGGACGACGGAGCCAACGCCGTCTGCGTCCGCTGGACCGGCTACCGCACGCGGTGGGACCGGCCGAGCTCGCGCCCGCTCGTGGAGATGAGCCGGTGCTTTGACGTGCCCACCCCCGAAGAGGTGAGCGCGAGGCGGAACGACGCCGGCGATACCGCTTCGCCCAAATCAGCGCAGACTGTGGAGGGGGGGCAGTGATGCGGAGGCGTGGGATCGTGTTGACCGTCTGTCTCGTGGCCCTCGTGTGGACCGGGTGCCGCGAGGCGGCGCCCGGCGCCCGGCTCGCGCTGATGGAGACCGTGCCGCCCGCTGGCTTCGTCTGGTCCGGCGCCCTCACGCCGACCTCGATCCGCATCGTCGCCGGGTTGTGGTCGAGCGGGCCCGTCCGCCTCGTCGTGCGGCCCGACGCCGATACGCTGGCAACGGCGCGGTCGGAGCCGTTCACGGTCGCGGACGGTGGGCGCGTCGTCACGGCCCACGTCGAAGGGCTGACGCCGGGGGTGCGCTATGCCTACGCCTTCGAGTCGGGCGAGGAGACGTTGCGCGAGGGGAGGTTCCGCACGCCGGAGGATGGTCCGTTCTCGTTCGACGTCGCGATTGGCGGGTGCTCGCTCACTGGGTCCGATCAGCCCGTGTACGATGTCATCCGCGAGAGCGAGCCGCTGTTCTTCCTCCACGTCGGCGACATGTTCTACGAGGACATCGCGGTGAACAGCGCGGGGTTTTATCGGCGGGCGTTCGGTCGCGTCCTCCGCTCGCCCCGGCAGGCCGCGCTCTACCGCTCCACGCCGATCGTCTACGTCTGGGACGACCACGACTTCGGCCCGAACAACAGCGACCGGATCGCGCCAGGGCAGGAGGCCGCGCGCGAGACGTACGACGCGCTCGTCCCACACTACCCGCTCCCCGGCGGGCCGATCTACCAGGCGTTCTCGGTCGGCCGCGTCCGCTTCATCGTGACCGACCTCCGCTCGCCCCGCGACCCCGTGGACTTCGGCGAGCCGGGCGGGCGGACGACGATGGGCGCGGAGCAAAAGGCGTGGTTCAAGCGCCAGCTCCTCGACGCGAACGGCCGCTACCCCGTCATCGTCTGGGTCAGTACGGTCCCGTGGATCGCCCCGCCCTCGCCGAGGTCCGACACGTGGGGTGGCTTCCCGCAGGAGCGCCGCGAGATCGCCGATTTCTTGAAGGACAACGGGGTCGAAGGCCTCGTCATCGTCGCCGGCGACGCGCACATGGTAGCGATGGACGACGGTACGAACAGCGACTACGCCTCGGGCGGCGGGGCACCGATTCCGGTGATCCAGGCCGCGCCGCTCGACCAGACGGGCTCGACGAAGGGCGGGCCGTACAGCGAGGGCGAATACCCCAACCCGTCCGTGCTGCCGCCGCACCCCGGCCAGTGGGTCGAGATGGCCGTGACGGATGACGGCGGGCTGGAGGTCTGCGTCGAGTGGACGGGCTACCGGACCGACGCGGGCTCGACCGATACGGAAACGCTCGTCACGTGGGGCCGCTGCTTCGAGGCGTCGATCCCGCCGCCTCCGCTCTTCCGCGACCTCGCCGACTCGACGGCGACGGCCCTCGACACGCTCGTCCTCGCCCCGCCACCGCCGACCGTCACCCTCACATCGGGCACGGCGGACTGACGCCGATTACGCGGGAGCTTGGTTGAGCGCGCGCACCGTGCGGCCGAGTTGGTGGAGGTGATGCTCGATGTGCGCTTCGAGAAAGCGGAGCGTCTGCGCCGTCGTGAGCGGCCCGCCGACGGGGTGCATAACGAGGGCCTCCGTCTCTAGCTCGGGCGGGAACGTGGCGATGATCTCGTGCCAGCGCTCGCCGGCTGCCTGCCAGTCGCGGCGGAGCACGTCGTACGGTACGGCACCCGTCGGGGCGATCGCCTCGACGCCCTTGGGGATCTTGAACTGGGCGGGCGTCCGCATCGCCTGAATCAGCCCCTCCACGGACCGCTCTGACGGCTCGCCGAAGCGCCGCCGGTCGTCCCCCTTTTCGAGCTGCCGGGCGGTGATGTGGGCGAATCCGCGCTCGGAGATCAGCAGGTGCTCGCCGATCTGGAGCGGCGACCACGCCGCCTGCGAGGGCGCACGGTCGCGCTGCTCGGGAGGGACCGATTCGAGCCCGGCGAGAAACTCGGCGCGGCGGTTGTCGAGAGCGGCGAGGAGGCGGGGCAGTTCGGGCATCGGGGTGTGGGGCAGTGGCGGGAGACGAGCCGAGAAGCTACGGCACTTGCCACCCTGTCATCCTGAACGGACGTGAAGGATCTCCACGTGAGCATTCCACACGTCAGCGTCGGTTCGATGGCTTGCGAGATCGGCGTTGAGATCCTTCGCAAGCTCAGGATGACACGTCTGGGGAGAATGCGCTCGCCCTGCCGTCGGTCTGCTCGACCCTCGGGAGATTGCTTCGCTTCGCTCGCAATGACAACCCCTCTATAGGTGTACGCGGCGGCTCAGCTCCGCACGGCGCGGATCAAGAACGCCTCGCCGTCCAGCTCGACGAGCACGTCTTCGTCGAAGGTGAGGTACACGACCGACTCTTCGGGCAGTTGGCGAGCTAGCTCGAAGTACGCGTCCGAGAACTGCTCGATCTCGCGGGCGTCGCCCGGCTCCGTCTCCAGCAAGCCGGCGTCGATCCAGAGGGTGCCGCGCTGGTAGAACGCCCGCGTGCCGACGGTCTGCACCGTCGAGACCTCGCGGCGTCCGCCGTCGGCGCCGTAGAACACGGTTGAGGACGGGGCCTGCGCCTTCGCGGCGAGGTCGGCGCGCATCGAGCGCTGCCCGACGCCGTCGGCACCGCTGACGGATTCGAGCTGCATGAGGTCGTCCTGTGCTCGCTGCACCTGCACGTTGCCGGCGGCGAACGCACCTTCCTCTTCGGCGAGGAAGGAGGTGTACGGCGTGAGGATGCCGTAGCGCGTCGAGAGCGCGACGAGTTCGTCGACGAGTTCCTCGTTCTGCCCGTTGAGGTCGATCTGCTCCAGCAGGTCGGCGACGCGGCGCGAGGCCCAGAGCGGCTCGATGAAGCTGTGGCGTGCGCGGTCGCCCTCGGCGGCGAGGTCGGCGCGGAACGTCATCGTGTGCGTGTCGTCGCCCGCGCGGCCGGTGAGGCGGACGGTCACGTCGCCGCCGCGCGTGTAGCGCCCGGCCCACACGACCTGGCTGCCTTCGAACAGATCGGGGAGGGCGCGGGGGTAGGCCCGGTTCACGCGCGTCCCGTCGAAGGCGATCTCGAGGCCGGAGAGGACGGGGCTCGTGAGCCGGGTGTAGAGCGCGGCGACGCTGGCTTCGAGGTCGTCCTCGGGGCGGACGTACTCCGTCGTGCCGCCGCTCGTCGCGGCGAGCCGTTCGAGCAGGCGGGCGTTGACGTCGTAGCCGACGCCGAAGGAGAAGATGCGGGCGTGCGCGCCGTTCGCCCGGTCGGCGTTCGCAGCGATGGCCCCTTCGCCCTGCTCGCCGGCCGTCGGGAGCCCGTCGGTGAGGAAGAGGACGTAGGCGGGCCGCCCGTCGTCGCCGAGCAGGCCGAGCGCTTCGGTGAGCGCGCCGTCGATGTTCGTGCTGCCGCCGGGGCGGAGGCCGTCGACGTAGTCGAGCGCGGCGCGCCGCGTCTCCGGCGAATACCGTTGCAATTCCGGCTCGAACGTCTCCACGCGGTCGTCGTAGGCGACGACGTTGAAGAGGTCGTCGTCGCCGAGGTTGTCGAGCACGAACGAGAGCGCGTCCTTCGCCTGCTCCATCTTGCGCCCGGCCATCGAGCCCGAGCGGTCGATCACGAAGACGACGGTTTTTGGGAGCGCCTGCTCCGCGACCTCGCGGACCTCGGGGCTGGCGAGGAGGAGGAAGTAGCCGTCCTGCGCGCCGCGCGGCCAGTGGCTGAGCAGCGTCGCGCTGACGGGGCCGTCGCTCGCGGGCTCGTAGATCAGGCGAAAGTCGCGCTCCAACCGCACGTCGTCGGCATTGAAGCGGACGCGCGTCCGGCCGCGCTCGCGCTCGATCTCGACGTCGTGCGACGGGCTGTAGACGGCCCCGGCCTCGCCCGTGATCGTGAGCCCGATGCGGAGCCGGCCGACGGCGTCCTGCTGCCGGGCGAGCCCGAACGGGTAGCTGAACGTGACGCGGTCGCCGTCGCGCGCCGCGACCTCGGTGTAGCGGAAGACGACCGTACTCTCGCCGCGCGCGGGCACCGGAAACACGCTCGTCCGGTAGAGCCCGTAGCCGGCGTACTCCATCAGCGCCGGGTCGATCATGCGGCGGACGATCTCCTCGTAGCGCCGCCGGGCCTCGTCCTTCGGCAGCACCTCGCCCGTCAACTCCTGCCCGTCGACGAGCAGCACAAGGTCCTGCACCGCGGCGTCCGGCGGGATCGGAAACAGGAACTCCGTCTCGACCGGACGCTCGTTCGGGTTGAAGAGCGTCTGCCGGACCGTGACCTCGGCCACCTGATCCACGATCCGCCCGTCGATCTCAAGGGATGCCATCTCGACGGGCCGGTCCGTGACGGGGACGGGGCGCGGCGGGACGATGATCTGCGCCGTGGCCGGCAGCGAGAGGAGCGAGAGCAGGACGAACGGGAGTAGGCGCATGAGCAGGAAGGCTGACCAGAGAGGACGGCCTTCATAACGCTTTCACGCACCGGGATATTGTCAGTGCTGCATTCGGGGCTGCTCGGGCGAAGGTTCGGGACTCGGGACTAGCTGGGGTGTGGATACGCGCTGCGCGTTCCGCAGCTCGGCGTCGAGTTCGAGGCAGCACGCGACGTAGCGCGTCCAGGCTTGAGGGTCACCGTTGAGCCACTCGGCGCGGGCGGCGCCGATGAGGTGGGGGAGCGAGGTGGAGGACATGGCGTGAGGGGATAGGGAGGAGAGATACGCCGTTGTTTGCAAGGACCCTGCCGCGCCGCGTCCCCCGTTCGCACCGCACGGCGGCGTCCCTTCTCCGCCTCGGAATGGAGAAGAAACGTGCTCGGTCGGGGAAGAAATGCGTCCGCGGCCGCTCGTATTTTCTGCGGCCCCCTCTCGCTGCCCGTCCCTTCCCATGCCCGACACTGACGTAGCTGCCCTGGTCTCCGACATCCGCCGCCGGGCCGATGAGGCCCGCGACCGCATCGCCGCCGCCTGCGACCGCGCCGGGCGTGACCCGGGCGCCGTCCGCCTCGTCGCCGTGAGCAAGACGTTCCCCATCGAAGTGGTGCAGGCGGGGATCGAGGCGGGGCTGACCGACTTCGGCGAGAACCGAGTGCAGGAGCTGGAAGAGAAGGCGGGCGCGATCCCCGGTGCCGTGAGCGGGGGCGCGATCCGCTGGCACCTCATCGGCCCGCTCCAGCGCAACAAGGCCAAAAAGACGCTCGAACACGCCGACCTCTTCCACGCGCTCGACAGCGACCGGCTCGCGAAAGAGCTCGACAAACGCGCCGCCGACGCCGAGCGCGTCTTCCCGTGCTTCGTCCAGGTCAACGTCTCCGACGAGGACACGAAGTCCGGCCTCGCGCCCGCCGACGTCCACGCCTTCCTCGACCGGCTCGCCGCATTCGAGCACCTCCGCATCGTCGGGCTGATGACGCTCGCCGAGCCCGTCGACACGGAGGACGATTTGGAGACCGTCGTCCGGCCGCAGTTCCGCCGGCTCCGCACGCTCGCCGAGACGTACGATGCGAGCGCGAACCCGCACGTCGACCTCCGCCGCTTGTCGATGGGGATGAGCGGGGATTTCGAGGTGGCCGTCGAGGAGGGCGCGACGGACGTGCGGCTCGGCTCGGCCCTCTTCGGGGAGCGGCCGATAGGCTGACGGGGCCGGACGCCCCGAGCCCGTACGTGGCGCGGCCCGATCCACGCTCGCTTCCAGTGTATCTTTACCTGCGTATGATGGAACTCTCGCTCGTCATCTTGGCCGTCACCGCCCTCGTCCTCCTCGCGCTCCTGCTGCGCCACCGGCAGCGCGACGCCGAGGAGCACGCGGCCCGCACGCTCGCCCGGCTCCGCCGCCACCACACCACCCTCGCCGACCGCACCTCCGAAATCGGACACGAGGTCGCCGCGCTCTACGCCGTCACGGCGCGCTCTCCCGTCCACCCCTGACCCCACGCCGATGAAGCTGACGCCGCTCGACATCCGCAAGCATGAGTTCGCCTCGAAGCTCCGGGGCTACGACCCGGAGGAGGTCGTTGCTTTCAACGAGATGGTCTCCCGGCAGTGGGAGGAGCTGCTCGACGAGCTCCGCCACGCGCGCGACCGCGTGCGCGAGCTCGAAGGCAAGATCGAGCACTACGAGAAGGTGGAGAGCGCGCTGCACGAGGCGCTCCAGACCGCGCGGAGCGGCGCGAAACGGACGCAGGAGCACGCCGAGGAGCGCGCCCGCCTCATCGTCGAAGAGGCCGAGCTGAGGGCCGAGCAGATCTTGCAGGAGGCCGATCAGCGGCAGGGCCGCCTCCGCCACGACATCACCAACCTCACGCATCGGCACGACGAGATCACCGCTCGGCTGCGCCACTTCCTGATGTCAGAGCTCGAAATCCTTGCCCGGCACGAGGAGGACCGCCCGATCGGGTTCATGCAGCTCATGCCCTCCACGCCGGCCGAGGCACTGCCGACGCCACCCGCCGGCCGGAGTGAGCCCGCGCCCCGCGCTACTATCGCGGATCCGGCCCCTGCCTCCAGTCTCCCCGACGCCGCGGCGCCCGAAGACGACGCCGAAACCACCGAGCCACGCGGCTCGACGTACGGCGACCTCTACGCCCGCGCCGCCGAGGCCGAGAGCCAGCGCGAGCCCGACGCGCCCGAGCCGGACGAAACCGAGTCCTACGACGACGGGATGGACGACGAGCCGGCGTGGACGCTCCGCTCCATCGTCAACCAGTCCGAAGCCGACGCCTCCGACAACGAGGCTGAGTCGACGACGGACTCGGAGAAAGAGCGCATCCGCCGCATCCTCGAAGACCTCGACTGAGCCATTGGGTAATCGGCCGATCCGCTGATTGGCTGGCACCCCGAAATCCTTCAATCAGCGACTGCGAAGCAGCGGCGCAGCCAACCACCCAATCAGTCCATGGATGCAGTCCACTACCGCCGCCGCGTCGATGAAGCCGCCGCCGCGATCCGCGAGCACGCCACCACCGAGGCGCGCGTCGGCATCATCCTCGGCACCGGCCTCGGCGCACTCGCCGACGAGATCGACGCCGACGCGGTGCTCTCGTACGACGACATCCCGCACTTCCCCGTTTCGACGGTCGAGAGCCACCACGGCAAGCTCCTCCTCGGACGGCTCGACGGCGTCCCGGTCATCGCCCTGCAAGGCCGCTTCCACCTCTACGAGGGCTATGGACCGAAGGAGATCACCTTCCCCGTCCGCGTCCTCGCCGCGCTCGGCGTCGACACCCTCCTGATCTCGAATGCGGCCGGAGGGATGAACCCGAACTACCGGCGCGGCGACCTCATGCTGCTGACCGACCACATCAACCTGCAGGGTGCGAACCCGCTCATTGGCCCGAACGATGATGCGTGGGGACCGCGCTTCCCCGACATGAGTAAGCCCTACGACGAAGTGCTCCGCAAGCTCGTCGAGGAGGCCGCGCTCGAACGGGCGATCAAGCTCCAGCAGGGCGTTTACGTCGCCGTCGAGGGTCCGAACCTGGAGACGCGGGCCGAGTACCGCTTCCTCCGCACGATCGGCGCCGACGCTGTCGGGATGAGCACGGTGCCCGAGGTGATTGTGGCGCGACATATGGGGCTGCGCTGCCTCGCGATTTCCGTCATCACCGACGAGTGCTTCCCCGACGCGCTCGAACCCGTCTCCATCGAAGACGTGCTCGCCGCCGCCGGCGAGGCCGAGCCCCACCTCACCGCCCTGATGCGTGCCGTCGTGCAGGGCCTCGGCTGAGTCGCCGTTCCCCGTTCCTTTGCCAACGCCTATGTCCGACGACGTCTGGGACGAGCACCGGTGGGAGGACTTCCTGAGCGAGAAGGACCGCCGCATCGACCGGTTCATGGCCCTCCTGACGGAGTTCATGAATCGCACGCCGCCCCCGCCGGAGGGCGCGTCGGCTGAGGACGAGGCCGCGTGGAAGGCCCGGCTCGAAGCCTACATCCGCCGTCGTACTGGCTTCGAAGGATCGGTGGACGACCTCCCCGTGTGGGAGCGCGAGGCCGACGACGCCGAGCCCGAGGATGTGGTGGGCGAGGAGTGGAAGGCCGGCCTCGCCGACTTCCCCGAGCAGCAGCCCGTCGAAGCGCTCGCGGTCTACCGCGCCGCCCGCGCGCTCGCCACCACCGTGCTCCGCTGGTCCGAACCCATTCCTGCGCGAGTCAAAGACGGCGAGTTCGTCCAGTTCTGCTCGAACGCGCTCCAGATCGCAGCGAAGATCGGCGGCGGGCACGCCGTCGGCTACGAGCGCGATACGCTCGGCGGCAACATCGCGTACGTCAAGCGCGGGCTCGCCGTGGCGAACGACGCGCTCGACGCGCTCCAGCGGCTCCGCAACGCGCCGTACATGAGCGCGGCCGACTACCACCGGCTCTACGAGGCGACCTACGAGGTGCGCAACGCCGTCGCCCTCCACGTCCTCCGCCTCCGCGAGCGTTTCGAGCGCGGCACGGACTGACCCCTCCGTCGCGGTAGAGAAGGGAGCGGCGGGGAGCAGGACTACGCGTCCAGCCGCTCGAACTGCTCGAAGAGGTCCTGCTCGATCTCCTCATTCGTGAAGCGGAGGTCGCCCAGCGAGAAATCGACCGAGAACCGGGAGTGCGCGGACGTGCTGCGCGAGGTGACGGCGAGGAGCGCGCCGGCGAAGAGGGCGGAGAGGGATGCGAGCGTAAGCATGGGACCGGAGGTTGGATGAGGAGGGAAACCCGTCCCGTCGGGGGGCGGAGCGACCGATGCGCGGCCGACGATGCAAGTATCGCCCTGTGGCCCGCTCGGCCCGTTACACCTGTGTCCGATCTCTGTCGTCAGCGTCCGGTCGGACGTAAGCGACAGGGATCGGACGTGGGTGACAAAAGATTGAGGGATAAGACCTTCGGAGATAACTGTCTATTTCGTAAGATCTGGTCAGCCGGAATTGCCGATCGTCGCGTCCCTCATCTCATGGATATCCCACATCCTCTTCGCGCGGCGACCCGTGCATGCGCGATCACGTTGCTGGTCGCGCTCGGCATGGGGACGGGCGCGGGGGCACAGCCGGCCGTGCCGCCGGGCTACGTCCTCGAGCACTGGACGGTGGAGGACGGACTGCCCGTGAATGCCGTGACCGCCGTGAAGCAGGACCGCCACGGCTACCTGTGGGTCGCCACCTTCGACGGCCTCGTCCGATTCGACGGCGACCGCTTCACCGTCTTCGACATCGGCGACTCCCCGGCGATGTACTCGAACCGCGTCTCGTACCTCGTCGAAGCGTCCGACGGTGGTCTCTGGCTCAACGCCGGGCTGCCCGTGCGCTTCGCCGACGGCCGCTTCACGACGTATGGCCCGGACGCGGGGCTGCCGGGCACGCGCTCGAATGTGATCTACGAGGACCCCGGCGGCACGCTCTGGGTAGGCACGAACCGCGGCGTCGCCCGCTATGCCGACGGGCGGTTCCATCCGCTCGGCACCGACGTCATGGAGGCGAACGTGTGGGCGCTCTTCAGGGATAGCCGGGGCGCGCTCTGGGGGAACACAGCGGACGAGGGGCTCTGGCGCTACCAGGGCGATGGCTGGGAGGACTTCACGGGGGCAGATGGACTGGCGGCGAGGGGAGTCGCAGCCTTCGCCGAGGCCCCCGACGGCGCCGTGTGGATCGCGACCACCGAGGGCATCAGCCGCTACCGCGACGGTGCCTTCGCAACGGTGCCGGTCGACGGGGCCTCCTGGCCTTACGACGTGTACGGGATCGGCGTCCACGCATTCGGCGATGCGCTCTTGCTGTCGGTCGGGACGATCGGCATCGACAGGAACCTCGTCCTCCGCTACGAGGACGGCCGACTGCGGCTAGTGGGCCGGGCCGAACTCGACGCCTACGTCCGCGCCGCCTCGGACCGGGGGGAGGGCGAGGCCTGGCTGCTCATCGGCCAGCACGTGTACCACCAGGGCCGGCACGTCACCGAGGTGCCCTCGCTCATCAACGGTCACGTGGTGGACGCCGAAGGGAACCTCTGGCTCGGGATGGACCGCGACGGCCTCTACCAAATGCGGCCGGCCCTCTTCACCGTCTACGGAAGCCCCGAGGGCCTCACGCACGACAACCTGTACCCCGTCTTCGAGGCCCGCGACGGAACCCTGTGGGCCGGCAGTCTGAACTGGGGAGTCAACCGGATCGACAGGGCGGAGGGGCCGAGGGCCGGGCAGATCGACGTCGCCAACTTCACGATGGCGGACGGGCTCGCGGGCGACATCGTCCGTTCGGTCTACGAGGACCGCGACGGAACGCTGTGGGTGGGGACCTGGGACGGGCTTACCCGCTTCGAGGGGGGCGTGGTCTCGCCCGAGCACGCCACGGTGTTGCTGCCGAACCACCGCGTCGAGGCCATCCTCCAGGACCGTGCAGGGCGGCTCTGGTTCGGCACGTCGGAGGGGCTCTACCGCTACGAAAACGGGGTCCGGACGCCGTTCACCATCGCCGACGGCCTCGCCCACAACCACGTCCGCGTCCTCCTCGAAACGCGCGACGGTGCGCTCTGGGCCGGCACGAACGGCGGCGGGCTCAGTCGCTACCACGAGGGTCGGTTCCACTCGTTCACCACCGCCGACGGACTTTCGAGCGATCTCGTCCGCGCGCTCTACGAAGGCGAGGACGGCATCCTCTGGGTCGGCACGGAGGGACGCGGCCTCACCCGGCTCGACCTCCGCGATGGGTTGGAGGCCGCCCACACGACGGTCTACCTCGAGCAGGACGGCCTCTTCGACGGCGTCATCCACCAGATCCTCGACGACGGTTTCGGCCGGCTGTGGATGAGCACGAACCGCGGCATCTTCTGGGTGGAGCGCGCCGAGCTCGACGCCTTCGCCGAGGGCCGCGCCGGCCGCATCCACTCCACGGGCTACACCGAGCGCGACGGGCTCCGCAATCGCGAGGCGAACGGCGGCGTGCAGTCGGCCGGAATCCGGGCGCGCGACGGCCGGCTGTGGTTCCCGACGCAGGCGGGCCTCGCCGTGGTCGATCCGGCCCGCGTCCAGGCCGCGCCGGTCACGATCTCCGTCGAGCGTATCGGAGCGAACGGCGCCCGCGTTCCCATCCTGGAGGGCGGGGTGGCGCTGCCGACGGAAGAGCGCAGCCTCGACCTGGCGTTCACGGCCCCGGTCCTGAGCGAGCCCGACAAGCTGCACTTCCAGTACCGCCTCGAAGGTCTCGATGCGGGGTGGATCGAGGCGGGGGCTCGCCACGTGGCCCACTACGCCCGCCTGCCCCCCGGCACCTACGCCTTCCACGTTAGGGCCTATTACAAGGGGCAGTGGAGCGAGCTCGCGGAGCCCCTCGCCGTGACCGTCGCGCCGCTTTTCTACGAGACGTGGTGGTTCGCCGTGCTGTGCGGGCTCGGAGCCGTCGGGCTTCTCCACGCCGGCTACCGCGCCCGCGTCCGCCAGCTACGACGGCGGCAGGAGGGGCTCGAAGCGCTCGTCCGGGAGCGGACGCGGGACCTGCGCGCGGAGAAGCGGACCTCCGAGGAGCGTGCCGAGCGGCTCCGCGAGGTGGACCGGCTCAAGAGCCGGTTCTTTACGAACGTCAGCCACGAGTTCCGCACGCCGCTCACGCTCACGATCTGCCCCCTCGAAGACGTGCAGGCCGAGGCCGACCTGCCCACGCCCGTGCGACAGAACGTGGACCTCGCCCTCCGCAACAGCCGCCGTCTGCTCCACCTCATCAACCAGCTCCTCGACGTGGCGAAGCTGGAGGTGGGCGAGATGCGCCTCGAAGCGCAGCGGCAGGACCTCGGTGCGTTCCTCTCCGCGCTCGCGCTCGCC
This window of the Rhodothermales bacterium genome carries:
- a CDS encoding alkaline phosphatase D family protein — translated: MLSNGALRSLALLLFVLFPSLALAQTPRVEFVWSGALQPTSIRIVAGLSGTADSVRVALAGGGEFERDVYYSGYRPVDEASRTVAFEIEALEPDSVYGYAVEVDGVLDTLKVGTFRTPPEGPFSFTVIAGGCATTGSDRPIFDVIRRQEPLFFLHVGDFHYENLDSEDPDVYRQAYRDVLASRSQAALYRSTPIAYMWDDHDYGPNNSDRFAPGQEAAREAYRTMIPHYPLAAGLGNVPIFQSFTVGRLRFILTDLRSSRRPHHRLFDRVPTMMGERQKDWFEQELLRAKEDGQVVVWVSTVPWIYRANPRSDSWGGYAEEREDIANFLKEHEIDDIFIMGGDAHMVAMDDGSNSDFSTGGDGVPIPVIQSAPLDQAGSEKGGPYSEGAYPGPTVFPPHNGQWTLMEVEDDGANAVCVRWTGYRTRWDRPSSRPLVEMSRCFDVPTPEEVSARRNDAGDTASPKSAQTVEGGQ
- a CDS encoding alkaline phosphatase D family protein yields the protein MLTVCLVALVWTGCREAAPGARLALMETVPPAGFVWSGALTPTSIRIVAGLWSSGPVRLVVRPDADTLATARSEPFTVADGGRVVTAHVEGLTPGVRYAYAFESGEETLREGRFRTPEDGPFSFDVAIGGCSLTGSDQPVYDVIRESEPLFFLHVGDMFYEDIAVNSAGFYRRAFGRVLRSPRQAALYRSTPIVYVWDDHDFGPNNSDRIAPGQEAARETYDALVPHYPLPGGPIYQAFSVGRVRFIVTDLRSPRDPVDFGEPGGRTTMGAEQKAWFKRQLLDANGRYPVIVWVSTVPWIAPPSPRSDTWGGFPQERREIADFLKDNGVEGLVIVAGDAHMVAMDDGTNSDYASGGGAPIPVIQAAPLDQTGSTKGGPYSEGEYPNPSVLPPHPGQWVEMAVTDDGGLEVCVEWTGYRTDAGSTDTETLVTWGRCFEASIPPPPLFRDLADSTATALDTLVLAPPPPTVTLTSGTAD
- a CDS encoding DinB family protein, with amino-acid sequence MPELPRLLAALDNRRAEFLAGLESVPPEQRDRAPSQAAWSPLQIGEHLLISERGFAHITARQLEKGDDRRRFGEPSERSVEGLIQAMRTPAQFKIPKGVEAIAPTGAVPYDVLRRDWQAAGERWHEIIATFPPELETEALVMHPVGGPLTTAQTLRFLEAHIEHHLHQLGRTVRALNQAPA
- a CDS encoding VIT and VWA domain-containing protein; its protein translation is MRLLPFVLLSLLSLPATAQIIVPPRPVPVTDRPVEMASLEIDGRIVDQVAEVTVRQTLFNPNERPVETEFLFPIPPDAAVQDLVLLVDGQELTGEVLPKDEARRRYEEIVRRMIDPALMEYAGYGLYRTSVFPVPARGESTVVFRYTEVAARDGDRVTFSYPFGLARQQDAVGRLRIGLTITGEAGAVYSPSHDVEIERERGRTRVRFNADDVRLERDFRLIYEPASDGPVSATLLSHWPRGAQDGYFLLLASPEVREVAEQALPKTVVFVIDRSGSMAGRKMEQAKDALSFVLDNLGDDDLFNVVAYDDRVETFEPELQRYSPETRRAALDYVDGLRPGGSTNIDGALTEALGLLGDDGRPAYVLFLTDGLPTAGEQGEGAIAANADRANGAHARIFSFGVGYDVNARLLERLAATSGGTTEYVRPEDDLEASVAALYTRLTSPVLSGLEIAFDGTRVNRAYPRALPDLFEGSQVVWAGRYTRGGDVTVRLTGRAGDDTHTMTFRADLAAEGDRARHSFIEPLWASRRVADLLEQIDLNGQNEELVDELVALSTRYGILTPYTSFLAEEEGAFAAGNVQVQRAQDDLMQLESVSGADGVGQRSMRADLAAKAQAPSSTVFYGADGGRREVSTVQTVGTRAFYQRGTLWIDAGLLETEPGDAREIEQFSDAYFELARQLPEESVVYLTFDEDVLVELDGEAFLIRAVRS
- a CDS encoding YggS family pyridoxal phosphate-dependent enzyme; the encoded protein is MPDTDVAALVSDIRRRADEARDRIAAACDRAGRDPGAVRLVAVSKTFPIEVVQAGIEAGLTDFGENRVQELEEKAGAIPGAVSGGAIRWHLIGPLQRNKAKKTLEHADLFHALDSDRLAKELDKRAADAERVFPCFVQVNVSDEDTKSGLAPADVHAFLDRLAAFEHLRIVGLMTLAEPVDTEDDLETVVRPQFRRLRTLAETYDASANPHVDLRRLSMGMSGDFEVAVEEGATDVRLGSALFGERPIG
- a CDS encoding DivIVA domain-containing protein translates to MKLTPLDIRKHEFASKLRGYDPEEVVAFNEMVSRQWEELLDELRHARDRVRELEGKIEHYEKVESALHEALQTARSGAKRTQEHAEERARLIVEEAELRAEQILQEADQRQGRLRHDITNLTHRHDEITARLRHFLMSELEILARHEEDRPIGFMQLMPSTPAEALPTPPAGRSEPAPRATIADPAPASSLPDAAAPEDDAETTEPRGSTYGDLYARAAEAESQREPDAPEPDETESYDDGMDDEPAWTLRSIVNQSEADASDNEAESTTDSEKERIRRILEDLD
- a CDS encoding purine-nucleoside phosphorylase — its product is MDAVHYRRRVDEAAAAIREHATTEARVGIILGTGLGALADEIDADAVLSYDDIPHFPVSTVESHHGKLLLGRLDGVPVIALQGRFHLYEGYGPKEITFPVRVLAALGVDTLLISNAAGGMNPNYRRGDLMLLTDHINLQGANPLIGPNDDAWGPRFPDMSKPYDEVLRKLVEEAALERAIKLQQGVYVAVEGPNLETRAEYRFLRTIGADAVGMSTVPEVIVARHMGLRCLAISVITDECFPDALEPVSIEDVLAAAGEAEPHLTALMRAVVQGLG